Proteins encoded within one genomic window of Humulus lupulus chromosome 1, drHumLupu1.1, whole genome shotgun sequence:
- the LOC133817241 gene encoding uncharacterized protein LOC133817241, whose product MRKKQLPHTCSRRGYARTMDDMSRESSKPVTRVQAFLKTHTKKNGEPVNAQAAEVIEKLQVLANEKPDSCTTQNTVQDALTIIFGPDKNGRSLANGRGSI is encoded by the exons atgaggaagaaacAACTCCCACATACATGCAGCAggagaggatatgctcgaacaatggatgacatg AGTAGGGAAAGCTCAAAACCTGTAACAAGAGTTCAAGCTTTCTTAAAGACACACacaaagaagaatggtgaacctgtgaATGCACAAGCTGCTGAAGTTATT GAGAAGCTACAAGTTCTTGCAAATGAAAAACCAGATTCATGCACAACACAGAATACTGTACAAGATGCTCTCACTATCATATTTGGTCCTGACAAGAATGGTAGATCATTAGCTAATGGGAGGGGA TCAATCTGA